CTTCTTTCAGTATAAAAACTTTCGATGCTTTTCCGTCCTGATGTAACAGGAGTTCTCCTTTTGAAAAGGTAGTTAGTACTATGTCTTCCGAATGCGGATGCTTTTCATAGAGGGCTTCTGTAAAAGATAAAAATGAAAGGTTGGTTCGTAACATATTTTTAGTGCCGGGACAAATGTCCTTTTTTTAAGGTGTGGGTATGCGCGAATTTTGCACTTTAAAAATACAAAAATAAGAAGAAAGAGTGATTGATAAAAGGTAATTAGCAAAGGGCAAAGGGCAAGAGGTAATTAGCAAGGGGCAAGAGGCAAAAAAGAATTACAAATTATAATGTATGCTATTTCAATATAGATAAAAGGCAAAGTATTGAAAGGGCAGTTATCAAATAAACAAAAATAAATCCCATACCCATAAATTCACAAAAAACACATATATGAAAGAAATAAACTTATCAGACTGGAAACGCAAAGATCATTATGCTTTTTTCTCACAATTTGAAGAACCATTTTTTGGGGTAACCTTAAAGATCGATTGTACACAGGCTTATGATTTTGCTAAAGAGCAGGAACAGTCGTTTTTCTTATTGTATCTTTATCGTGCTTTAAAAGCAGCCAACAGTATTGAAGAATTCCGTTACCGTATTGTCGATAAAAAAGTAGTACTGTTTGATACGGTTACTGCATCGGCAACAATTAACCGTCCGGATGGAACCTTCGGATTTTCCTATATGGATTATCACGAGGATGAAAAAGTATTTCAGGAAAAAGCGTCAGAAGAAATGGATGCAGTACGAAACAGTACCGGATTGGTACCGGCCGTTTCCGGTGAAAATGTTATTCACTGTTCGGCAGCACCCTGGCTGGATTTTACAGCATTGTCACATGCCAGAAGTTTTACGTTTCCGGACAGCAGTCCGAAAATTTCTTTTGGAAAATGGACGGAAGAAAATGGCGTTAAAACAATGCCGGTTTCCATTCACGCACATCACGGTTTGATGGATGGTTACCATATCGGGCTTTTTATTGAAGCATTCCAGCACTTAATGAACACGATTAAAAATTAAACAAATGGAAATAAGCATCAGGCAGGAAAAACCAGAAGACATTGCTGCAGTATTCAAGCTCAACGTTGCCGCTTTCCCACAGGATGGAGAAGCAAAGCTGGTTGATGCGCTGCGCCGCAATAGCGAGGTCTTTATCCCGGAACTTTCTTTAGTTGCCGTATCCGGTAATACGGTTGTAGGGCATATATTGTTTACCATGATTAAAATTATAGCTGCCGATGGTAAGGAATTTGAAAGTCTGGCACTGGCACCCATGGCGGTAAGCCCTGAATTTCAAAAGCAGGGTATCGGAGGACTGCTCATACAGGCAGGACTTCAAAAAGCAAAAGCATCAGGATTCACTTCGGTTATTGTATTGGGACACGAACACTACTATCCGAAATTTGGTTTTGAGCCTACAGAAAAATGGCAAATAAAAGCACCTTTTGATGTTCCGGCAGCCGTTTTTATGGGCATTGAACTGGAAGACCAGGCTTTGCAAAATAAAAGCGGAACCGTGCAGTACCCGAAAGAATTTGAAGCGGTATAAAAAGTACGGACCACAATACATCAAAACCATTTTACAACCCGTAAAATGGTTTTGATGTATTGTGATAATCGTCGTCAACGAAAGTAATATAATGTAAAAACCCTGATAGGGGGGATACCAGGGCTTTGTTGGAACGACACCAGTGTGGCATCGTTAAAGAAATCGGGCTGCTAACAAATTTTAAACAGTACCGATCCTTCACCGTTGCTGTTCCACAGACTGCTTTTCAGTCCCCAATGGAGCAGGTGCTTAGTGCTTTTTCTTTCTTTTAATGTCGATCTGGAATCCCTTCCCGCTTTAGTATACAGCTCTACAATGTCACCGGCCTTCACTTTTAAATGTTTAAACCAGTGTTTGTGTCTTAGCTTGCAGCGCATGCCGTTGTTTTCGTCATAAGCAGTATCGGCAAGAATATAATCTGC
This region of Flavobacterium inviolabile genomic DNA includes:
- a CDS encoding chloramphenicol acetyltransferase — translated: MKEINLSDWKRKDHYAFFSQFEEPFFGVTLKIDCTQAYDFAKEQEQSFFLLYLYRALKAANSIEEFRYRIVDKKVVLFDTVTASATINRPDGTFGFSYMDYHEDEKVFQEKASEEMDAVRNSTGLVPAVSGENVIHCSAAPWLDFTALSHARSFTFPDSSPKISFGKWTEENGVKTMPVSIHAHHGLMDGYHIGLFIEAFQHLMNTIKN
- a CDS encoding GNAT family N-acetyltransferase — translated: MEISIRQEKPEDIAAVFKLNVAAFPQDGEAKLVDALRRNSEVFIPELSLVAVSGNTVVGHILFTMIKIIAADGKEFESLALAPMAVSPEFQKQGIGGLLIQAGLQKAKASGFTSVIVLGHEHYYPKFGFEPTEKWQIKAPFDVPAAVFMGIELEDQALQNKSGTVQYPKEFEAV